In Malus sylvestris chromosome 2, drMalSylv7.2, whole genome shotgun sequence, the genomic stretch GCCAGCTACAGAATTGATTAAGGAGATTGCTGTATTAGAATTAGAAGTCACACATTTGGAACAATATCTTCTCTCGTTGTATAGGAAGGCATTTGATGGACAATTTTCCACTGTTTCCCCATCTAAGAAGGATGAACGACTAAAACCAACTCCAACAACTCCAGGAAGCATGTTCCTGGAAGTTTCCAAACCTGATATGCCATTGGTGAGGGAAAACTTGGCAGTTGGAGCAATATCTTCTCTTGTCCACGAAAATTCACAAAAGGACATCAATGAAATTGGAGGAGAAGAGAAACTGTTAGATTCCAGCATTCACCGTTGCCACTCTGAACTTTCGCAACGCTCTGCATTCTTAAGTAGAACCTCTCCAGAAGAGTCTTTGGCGAAAGCTTTGCGTTCCTGTCATTCTCAACCATTGTCCATGTTGGAGGTAACTTCCGTGCATTGTTTTTACCATTTTCTTGTTAAAGTCTGTTCCCCTAAAAATGCTTGCTATTTTTTACCACCACATACCATGGCATAAGCTGCTTTACTTCACCATTTTTACTGAAGAAGATCCTTGTTCGTGGTGATACTCATGTAATAGTGACAATTTTGGGAAACTTAACTTTAGAGGGTTTAACCTCTTTCATGGTATGTGTGGCAATTTGGAGGCTTTATCTGGATTATGACTTTCAATTGTTTTTCCAGTATGCTCAGAATACTTCGTCAAATTTAATTAGTCTGGCAGAGCATCTTGGTACACGCATTTCTGATCATATACCAGAGACACCGAACAGGCTTTCAGAGGACATGATCAAGTGCATGTCCACCATATATTGCAAGCTAATGGAACCACCCTTGTCACATAATGGCCTTTCATCTCCCAACTCATCTTTGTCATCATTTTCTCCGCGAGATCAGAGTGACATGTGGAGTCCACGATGTAGGAATAATTCATCTTTTGATGTACGATTGGATAATCCTTTTCATGTTGAAGGACTTAAGGAGTTTAGTGGGCCATACAGCACCATGGTTGAAGTGCCATGGATTTATAGAGATAGTAAAAAACTAGGCGATGTCGAGCACTTGCTACAACATTTCAGGTGAGGCTTTATGTACCGATCTGATTTAAACTCCATATTCTCTTGACACTATCATTATGCTTATGAAGTTATCCTGTTACAGGTCACTTATCTGTCGTTTAGAGGATGTAGATCCAAgaaagttgaaaaatgatgaGAAGTTAGCGTTCTGGATTAATGTACACAATACATTGGTTATGCATGTAATGCTCACCACctttaataattaatatacTGGTTTTACATTGTGATCTTCTTTGGATGTTTGTTACTGGATTGTAATCAGTATTCTGTTTCTGACAGGCGTATTTGGCTTATGGGGTTCCTAAAAACAATGTAAAGAGagtatttttgcttttgaaggtAAGAATAGTTCCGCTGGCTTTACTTAGGTGAAAAAGTTGAGCACCGGCTTTGATTTACTTGGTTTCTTTTGCTATCCAGGCTGCTTATAACATTGGGGGCCACACAATCAGTGCAGACACAATGCAGAGCTCTATCCTTGGATGCAGAATGTCTCGCCCAGGACAGGTAGATCCTAAGTCACGCATGCACTTGCACTTTGAAGTGTTATGAAACGCTTGTTTTTATTAATCTGTGTGGGATTCAAACTTACAATGGTATGTCTCTGCTCGCAGTGGCTTCGTTTGTTACTTACTCCAAGGGCGAAATTCAAGACTGGAGATGAACGGCAAGCATATGCAATTGACCATCCGGAACCCCTTCTACACTTCGCACTGTGTTCAGGAAGCCATTCTGATCCTGCGGTACTCCATTAACTTCATTCTTTTATAAATTCATGTCTACCATTAATTCATAAATACTAAGCTTTGCTGCATCAGAATTACAGTTTGCTTATTCTTTTAAACTAGCAAAACTAACAATAGTTTTCTGCTTAGGTTCGATTCCCTTGCACTgtaaccaaacaaaaacaaaaatttgtttgAGGCTTAATTCTCCACATTacaccaaaaaagaaaatgataataAAGCCAACTTGCATATTTGAATACCTTGATCTGCTCTTAAGCTTTTTATGTTTTAAGTGACTTATGAGGAATTGTATGAACCTTCCATGATCTTTTTCAGGTTCGTTTATACACACCCAAGAGGGTATATCAAGATCTGGAAGCTGCAAAGGAGGAGTACATTCGAGCTGCCTTTGGAGTGCGCAAGGACCACAAAATTCTTCTACCAAAGATTGTTGAGGCATTTGCAAAGAGTTCAGGTTTGTGTCCggttggtgttttggagatgaTCCAACAGACATTGCCTGAATCTTTGAGGAAGACTGTCAAGAAAGTCCATCTTGGGAATCCTCGGAAGAGCATTGAGTATATTCCTCACAATTTCACTTTTCGGTATCTGATTTCTAAAGAACTGGTGAAGTGAACACTTGCGCAGGGTCCCATACATTCATCAAGTAATCTGCAACGGTTTTAAGGTTTTTATGGTAGAAGAATTCATATATCTTTTTTGTACAAAGTAGAATATGaacccgaaaaaaaaaaagtaaaaagaagtgATGGCTGGAGAATAGAAGGGCGTAAACCCTGCAGCATTTTGTTTCTGCATTATCTTGTGTTAGGCTAAGCAAAGTATCTGCAATGTTGTGAATGAATTGAGATGGTGCACTGTAAATATATCTTTTGTTTCCCTTAAACCATCATTTTTAATAGTAAAATGGATTAGTGATGTAGATTGAATTTTTCTCTAGGCATTTCATATGTCAATGAACTCTGCACATGAGAGTCACGTGTTTATTAGCAGTTTTCTGCATCATATATTTCTTGCATCTCCCAAATCCATTTTCTTAAAATATAGTCACAGAGATGCAGCTGTATTCTGCAACCCACAAAACGCAAAACAAATCACAAAGAGAAAAGAGATCTGAAGAACCATAGTGTTACATTACATATTTAGCAGCAAAGACCCTAATACATTTGCCTAATTTACATCAAACACCCTAAGTACAACACATTATTTGCTAATCAACCCCTCAAGATCATAGATCACATCACTTgcaaaaactaaactcaaaCTAGCTTCTACTTCAACTTCTCTAAGTTTGAGAAACTTACCGACACCTGGAATGCTGTGATGACATGTAGTCCAATTGGTTTGAGATTCTGTCGGCGTAACATCCCAGATACAAGGGAATTATTTTTCCCCTAGTAGGGGCTATCCCCTATAACATTCCCAGGAGGATTATACAAACAAATACTTAAGCTGCTCTGTTCTTTCACACAAGTAGCCTGAGCACACCCAAGCTTCAAAGACTTCCTCCACACCACCTGGGTGTACACACCACACCTGTGCTTTGGCACACGAGTTCCCACTGTGGTTATAGAAGTCCTTCTCTTTGACCCAAGTGTCCACAACCATGGTTGGACTCACTGACTGCCCACTTGCCCACAGCTGATTGGCTCCATACTTGCTGCCACTGGTGAGGATAGCAAAGTTGCAGGCTTGGTTGATCTTTCGGTACCTCACTAGCCTACTTGTTGCATTGGCGAGAGACTCAATCCACTTGAGCGGCTCAACACCCACGGGCCACGGCTGCCCTGGCTTGGTTGTGAACTTGGAGGTATTCTCTGGCTGAAGTGTTGGAGCTTGGCGCCTGAGCCCCCGCAACATGGGCTGAGCTCATGGCTAGAGCCAGGGCTGCTAGGACGATGATGGGCCATTTGATCTTTGATCTGGTGTTCGATGTGGTCAAATCCTTAATTGGTGTGtctaggtatttatagggacaCCTTTGAGTGAAGGGAATGAAGTTGTTGGCCCTTCTTTGTGGGAGTAATGTTAAATGCATGTGCCAAAATTTATCGACTTTATGAATTGATCACATAAGTTATGATTGATGTGCTAATTGGTAGGTGATCATTATAATTGGTTGTAACTGTTAGACAAACATTAACTCAGAAAGTTTAAATATCTTGTAAGGCAGAGATAAAATAGAAGATATGAGAAATAAACATATAGATGAAACTTCATTTTCATTCCACATCTTGCAAATGCAAATGAACAAAGAAGTGGAGAACGAGAATTGAACTTCTCAAATTATTGAGATAAAGGTGATGGGCAAAAAAATCAGGATCGGACTTAAAACTACTCGCAAAAAAAACTCTAATAATGATGTCATGTTAAACAACCATTAATCCTAAACCTTGACGTGtgagagcatctccaaaggagatgtcaaaaataatatgtcaaaaatTTTTTGATGGCTGATATggtaaattaaataaaagtgcTAAATTCTCGTATTTTCCAATGGAGGTGTCAAAtatgtattttattattttattaggcCTAGAGTTATGTGATATGaaatttatagttttttttttttttttaagaagtaaTTTTACAGGTCGAGATAGACTCCATGAAATGTGGAAATgataacaagaagaagaagagaatcaTGAAATTGACACTGCAATGCAGCGTCTGaatagaaatgtaaaaacagAACCAGGAAACGAACACTGCATTGTAGTGTCTGAATCAAaatgtaaaaaagaaaaaaaaaagaaccaagaaACGAACACTGCATTGTAGTTTCtaaattaaaatgtaaaaaaaaaagaaaaaaaaagaaaaaaaaaactaggaaaCTGACATTGCGTTGCAATGTCTAATCAAaatgtaaaaaagaaaaaaaaacaaaactaggaaacaaaCACGGCGTTGTAATTTCTAAATCAAAatgtaaaaaaagaaaaacagaactGGGAAATGGGCACTACATTGCAGTGACTGAAtctaaacataaaaataaatagtcgCTCGAAGAATGAAGCATAGAAGGCGTATgagtgatgaaaaaaaaaaccaggaaACGGACACTGCAATGTAGCGTTTGAATCCAAGTGTAAAAAACATAATCAGTAAACAAACACTGCGTTATAGTGTTTGATCCGTATTGATCTAttccaaaatatgaaaaatatagaATTAGGGTGTCAATTGAAGTGGGTGCCAGCTATAATGGCAGATtctgttatttttgtttattttaaatgcatataAGTGCCACAATACATGATTGACTTATTTataattaatacaaatattgttGATTTATTGTCAATATGGTAACTTTGTATTGAttttatacaaaataaaaaataatcaaaattaactttagtTTTTATTCCATTAGTTGCTAATGGGACtcatgaattaaaaaattaaattaaaaatatttgacTCCTTCTTTGTTTGCTGTCAAAAAAGACAGTTAGAAAGTAAGGAGTCAAATGACTCAACTGCCACATCATATTTGGCATATCTATTGGAGAACACCTAAATGtcttttaattatatttgacatatttgacatctcatttggaaATAGTCTGAGGAGATAAAGCCAATAATATACAATAAGCTTATAAGAATAAGTACATATTAATTATCACCATCATGTATTTCAAAGGCTATAAATCAAAAGATTTATAACATCCAacctataactttatttaattagtaGCACATGAGGCCCTGATATCAAACTCTTTATAATacctaaggtcatctccaaccgaatggtccagagggccagagggtcgaaaatagtctgaaaatcgtctccaaccgagggtcaagACTGGACAAAAAGGGCCAAAAGGCCAACTGGTTGGCCATTttcagccagccagccagcccgtTGGCTAGcccaatttcattttttttttgttcttttccatTTGCCTAGCGTAGCccactttagggtttagggcttagttttttttttgtcctagcccattttttgttttttatgcctagcccacttttttttttttttctaatttttttctacacaatttctcacataattttcataattttatattatcttaccttattttatttcaattattcaCATTCCATACTATAACCttttgaccctcggttggagacggttttttgtgataggGTTAAAACGAGCCTTATGGCCCTCTGTtagagatggtaagaaatatggtcatgcaatgttcattaaaatattaatttcttgaacggcaagagggctaaaacgagccatctaaCCAACTttcggttgaagatggcctaACCCCTTCAGCCCTCCTGCTAATAAGGGATTTGCCCTTCATGGTTCCCTGGAGGattataaaaacaaagttaaactaGTCTGCACATGGCCTCAGCACACCACAACTCCGAAGAATTTCTCCACACAACCTGCGTGTACGAACCACGCCCATGACTCTGCACACATGAGTTGTAGTACTGCTTCTCCGACACCCAGGATTCCACAGCTAAACGAGATGTCACTGGCCGCGACCGCACAACCAACCAAAACTGGTTGGAGTTATAGTTCAAGCGGGAGCCACTCAAACTGCGGGGGTCTTCTGCTAGGTCGCAGTGTTTGCTGTCTCTTTGGTGGCTCACCACCCGGCTGGGTTGCAACTTTGGTTGCAACTTTTGCCATGGACTCGTTCCAATTGAGAGGCCCGACGACACCCACCACGGCTCTTGCTTTGTTGTGGGGTTCTAgatagggatgtgctatccacacacctttttttacttctcaaacaccccttgttaatttctgttcattaatcttcttcaattcattcgatccgacgatcgaaaattaaaaatatgtgtgagaagtaaaaatggatgtTCCAGATACTCTCTGGCCGTACAGTTATTTATAGAAGCTTTAGGAGTCTTGTGTTGTACGTGTCGAATTTGATGGAAGGAATTCTTTAATTTCGTGATCAGCACACAACACATGACACGTTAATTTCCATCAAATTAATTGGCCACACACTCTGTTGTTCTCAATTATATATACAATGCCCTTAAGCTATATGGGACGCATGTAGGATTGCTTATTTGTAATTATAATTAAGGTCCACTCCTAAAATACACAATAGCAAGTTctttaggggtggtttgggagtgaggtacttaaaaaaaaacacccatgaaaaaaagctgtgagggttttaggtgtttggtaagctgaaaaaaagggcttattttggaagctgctgtgagaataagctgaaatcaaaggaaaaagctgaagctgctatttgcagttttggaaaactggcttttttttcaaagcacacggagctaccgtgctcctttaatgaaaagacccactatcaaacttttttttttttccaaaagcatttttacaaaaaaatttaccaaacactctgctaatttatttcacagccgcttattctcacagcacaaccgcttattctcacaacagttttttttcaaagcacagcaataccaaaccagcccttactcCTATGATACAACTGAAAGAACTGtattttctctccctcctccctccctccctcactCATGGTTCTTCAAAACTCCCaatttttcaagtgttttatTAGGATTATGTATTGAGAAAATTATAAACAATGCTAGAATTTTCTCTTTTATAAGCTTTAATATAAGTAATATAAGGAACTAAAGCtacatcttaaaaaaaataagccGCTGCTTGCAAGAAATCATAATTCTTGAGTTCTTCAAACCGCTTTGAGTCATGAAGACTTGAAGGTGAGTTTAATTGCGATAAGACTTGGTCTTAAATAAATTGATAGTAAAAAGcactaaaagtttttttttgtgtggaaaaaaatacattttattaaaatgaaaAGATCCAAATATAAAGGTTAGTGCAAAAATTGATAGCACTACTTTAGGTACTTAGTGATTAGATAAACTTGAAGGCATAATTAATTGCTTTCAATTTGTATCCATATCTCACGTCTGCCTTCAAGTTTTAGGAGATGACATAATTTGACAAACCTGAAGGCATATGCATGGATGAAACTTCGACCTCTCTCCCAATTGTCAATTGTGATACATTATTATTCtttactttctaattaatcaacaTCTCTTAGCTTAGCTAATAGCTAGTAGGGACTCTCCCCTTCAAAGTTTCCCGGAGGATTATAAAAACAAACAGTAAGACTCCTCTGCTCCTTGACAGACGTGGCTTCAACACACCCCAACTCCAAGGACTTTCTCCACACAACCTGCGTGTACGAACGATTATTTGGTGCACAAGAATTATTGTCGTGGTCGTAGTACTGCTTCTCCTCCACCCAGTTTTCCAACGCCATGCGCAGCATCGCCGTCCGCGTCCTGACAGTTGTTCAAAACTGGTTGAAGCCATACTTGGGGTCGGAACCAGTCAAACTGTTGGGCTCTGCTGCTAGGTCGCAGCGGTTATTGTCTCTTTGGTAGATGACCACTCGGGTAGCGGCTGTTGCTAAGGACTCGCTCCACTTTAAAGGGCCGACACCGACGGGCGCTCTTGCTCGGTTGTGGGCTTCGACGTAGTCTAAGGCGGTGGCTGAAGCGGCGCCATGGGCTGAGCTGCATATGTCTAGTGCTACTACTACAACCAAGGGAAATTGGgccattattttttctttattttgatgTGCTACATATGATTATTTGATATCAATATCTGTTACTTAtatagtgattttttttttgtgaattagTGGACGGAATGAAGTGAAGTTTGGTTTGCCCTTTTTATGTATATAAGTACAAATGCAACCACTTCACAAACACGCTCCAATCCACCTTCAAATGGCCATTTGCACTTCTCAGGGTGTGATAGAGTGAGGGGTGTGGCGGTTCTTCTCAATCGTGATCAACATATACATTTCtgtctaattaattttcagaaATGTGTGATGTTATAGTTTCAATTAAATTGGACTAATGCATGTTTGTTGTTTGGTTAACTTATAACTTTTTTGTATAACAAACCTTATAATGGTTGATTCTAGATTTGTTGAATTTGACAACAATCCAGCTTATTATGCCTTACAAGTATCATTTAGAGCGGCAAGACTTTATAAAATTGACTTGACTCAACTTCAGTCATGGTATATTCATTTTAGCCAAAGATTTAGAAGGATTATTGATTTTTCGTCCAAGAAAATCTCACTGATCGAGTTGGTTTGTGGTTGAATAGTAAAGTGATTGTTGGTGTAGCATGAATGTACCTAACTGACCAAACGGTACATAAATTTCCCACGTCAATGCGCGTGGGGGCGTTGACTTCTCTTTAAACCGTGACCTGAATTTATAGCTTTGATCTACAGGACAACATTTTTCGCACCCACGCTTTGTGACGGTGGTCACTTTTAAAGCCTCACCTATATACATGAATTTGTATTGCATAAGAGATCAATACATGACGTATAAGAGACGTCGTCTTCTTATTGAATTAGGATTTGTTCCGATGGTTAGGGTTTGAACGCGATACaagtgtttttttctttaactCACATTGCATGTTCCAACCTTCCTTCCTTTCCCTAGTAGAGATTAGTGTGAACTGTGGaatatgaagaaagttgagatttcaACTTTTACCACAAAACTAATTGGTTATATGGAAATCAGCTCAACTTACTTTACTTATAAGTAATTCGGTAAAAATTGAGCTTGGAAATTAGGCGACCGCCGTCTCTGGCCAACATTGAGCTGGCCTAGATTGCCAGAGAGACCGGCTTCTGGGATGCAATGGCAGCAGAAAGTAAATTTGGCCCAGCTGGAGCTCCTAttcttcttttaaaaacttttgAGCATTTGTGCTTGAACTTAAGTGGTGGTGAGTGATAATCACCCTAAAACATTACTGTTTGAGTTAATATTTAAACTTTGGGCTTTCAGGAATGGAAGCCCAAAAAGAGCTCAAGAATGAGATTTCGTCCAAGACCCAGCACCTAAGCCCAGATCATCCATCTCAAAGACCAGTTGGCACTCCCCCATTAATGCAAAGGCTAGTTGCTTACAAGAAGTGACAACCGATGGAAATTCACCAACTCTAGGCccaaaagtgctttttggaagGCAAACACGTCAAAAtgctgatgactcactacccttcagTTACTTTCGGGCAAGAGCAGAAACAACACGGCTAGGCCAATTCGTTTATAAAAGGGGGAAGAAGGCCTAGAGACAAAGACACTCAACcattcaaacaaacaaatatacaaCTTGTCTCTCAGCCAAGCAAAATACTCAGAAAGTTGCGCTTTGTCTAGATTCTACACCCTTTTAGCCTTAGATTTCCCGTAGAAAGATATTTTTTGTCTATGTAAAAGCTTTGCTACATTTTTTTCTAAAtgatgtagtatcgatttctcatATGTAAACTCTTTTCCAATCACCCCTTTTAGTACTCAACCCTTTTGTTACTGCCAAGAGAAGAGATCGCAAGACGTTTTAACCttacccgacaaggtgaaatcttacCCGACTCTCTTTGTTTTTGCCTTTCCATTAATAGATTTGGTGTTATAATGTATCCCTCAATATATATGCAAGTCATTTTCGGTCTCTTAATGATCTAAAGTTCCATTAACTCTCAGATCTGGTTCACTTAGTACTTTTACTATCGTAAAAGTAAATGAAACTAATGTCTTAATCAGATTTGGACTTTCACCCTTTAAAGCATACAAGATAAACAAAGGTCattgatctcaaggcatagaaaaaaacttaatgtagacttaacccattCACGATAATCCTTTGATAATAAGAAGTCAGAATAacttggggtgcaagtaatcGGCTTAAATACATTCATTCTACATCTACCATACAGAGATGTCAGTGGCACGCCTCAgtacttagttagttttgattgtgagcatcacggcctacacctaaggcccgacaaaggcacatttcagaacTAATTATGTCCTCTTCTTGAAGCTCGACAAGCGAGCAAGAGCTGTTACAACCACACCCACTCTTTACTTATTAAAATGATTTCTTTAGTCTTTAATTAGTGAACCATGGGACCCGCCTTATTTCTTTATACTTCTATCGTGGTTTCCAatctctctccccctctaaTATCTGAAATCAACTATCTCTCTCTAACTCTCAGGAACTCACACTATCTCTAAGCTCCGAGAGCTTCTCTCTAGCTTTCACCTCACTCCCCTTACAAATCAAACCCCAAAAACCATATATTTGGAATCCTTGAGACCTAACGAACTCAATGGTACCCTTGCATGCGCCATCTGAGCACCGTGGGCTTTTCTGccattgaagccgagagcttCAAAGCTCTAACACGCGAACCCAGGTGAGGATTGTgttccttcttcaaatttctGGGTTATGCATGTTGGTTTTATGACAAAACTCAAGGGTTTTGATCTCAGTTTTTCTCTGTGCTAATAATCTAGCTCCGACGACGAACTCTGACGAGTTCGAGGTCCATCTCTTCCCAAAACCTGCTGCAGTGCGTCCAGGTGAGTTCTTAGGTATATTTGTGAAGTTTTAGAACCCCTTATTCAAGCCCTAACTCTTACCATCCCTTGTGCATGCATGTCCGGTTCCGACGACGAACTCCGGCGAGTTCGTGAGTGTGCGTTTGTGCAGTGTGTACgttgtgcaagtgtgtgtgcgtgaaccgtgtgtgtgtgtgtgtaagtatgcttactgtgcgtgtgtgtgattacatatatatatatatatatatatatatatatatatatatatatatgcatgatgctgtgcgtgtgtgtgcttatatatatatgcatgctgtgcatgcgtgtgtgtgtttatatgtatgtatctatatatatatatatatatatgcatgttgcCTCTGTgtgtatatttgtatatatatatatgtgcatgctgtctgtgtgtgtgtttggcatGTTGGTGTccgtgcaagtgtgtgtgtgtgtgagagtaaGTGTGATGGTGTATGGTGCACGTGTGTGTTGTGTATGTTTGTGTATTGTATGAAGTGTACAGTGTGTGCGTTATGCGGTGCAGCTCTGTGAGTATGTgttgtgtatgtatgtgtgtgaatGTGTGGTGTGTGTGCCGTGTGTGTATAAGCATGGGTTTAGGCTTAAGCCTAAAACTCCCTCTTGTTCCTAACCtacccaaacccaaaacccatttccATTTCCTAAAATTCTATCTTTCGGGTAGTTtattaaattgtacattttcgtgcttaggtgaagttgctagtggagACTTCCTTAATCTTTTTCCACACAATTCTGCTGCttcggagtatctgtgagtggaccaccTTCGAAAATTGCATGTTTTATTGATAGAAATGCATAATTTAATAGCATGCCTTGCAGAATTATTGATTTGAGGAATACTTTACAGGAAGCATGATGATTTGATTATacgtgattatatatatatatatatatatgttttgaactatttccattatatcgtattttctatagaaCCCTCattctggtagactatctgatcgatgacgataggatgctaagaatgtgtttcaaatgactttcgaacacctcttcgtAGTATAAAGGATCGATGAATTTATGCTACAAAGTTGTATTTTAGAGGTGAATTAtgttttgtgcgtacctagtgaacactatgccgcctggggcgaggatctggtgttggcattgagGCCGgaagaaataatccctagcgaaaggctgagggacacggagacaggcattgggccgggagggagatatctctggctacgggcacagagactgaggtgcaggcattgggccgggagtattGTTATTCAGTGCACTCACTAGCAGCACAACTTGTGTTATGCTTCCTGATATGATTGCTGAGATGATTTCTGATATGATTTTTTGAGATTGATTTGCAGATAGATATATGaattgttttatggcatgctagagttttctgAAAAGCTTATCACTTATTattctagtagttttcattattaaactgtgggggttagtatgttcatagcTGTTTTTGTACTATGTATATATACAagcttggtccactcacccttgttttgcgcccccattcaggacttaggatGAAGGCACATAACCCCGGCATCAAGGTACTTCCGcagcggcatcttcgagtcctctcggggTAGGACTCACTCATTTGTTCATTCAATCTTATCTTAGTTCTTGTTAGTGACTAGGTTTAGttatatgctctgaacacgttcctaaattgttaattcattgtttttaaattcataacctgtatttatttcttattcttagcttttgtatcaattaatggctttcgtcacccccgggtgtcggccagcacgtgtcggtcctggtattcgaggaatatcagggtcggggcgtgtcaagaGCCCGATAGCCAACCAAAGTGCCAATtcctcggggagctgtgtgctcgagctAGGGACCCTTCCCAGCGAAATTCCTGCCCGAACAATTACATTcatgttcattaaaaaaaaatatggtattATAATGCAAGGCTTTAAGCTCAATCTCTTCTCTAATTACTATTTTAAACTTAAAAGTTTATACGcaatattgaaataaaaaattcataaaagtCGAAGAGTATTCCATAGAATATTGAAAAGAAAGAGTATCACAAAGATCTTAATATGGTTCTATCAGTATTCATTTCACAATCATATTTTCTTTAGTAACTACTATGATACGTTTCTGACAATTTGAAATCAGGacctttaaaaaaataaataatacaagttataagttattttaaaaaactaacgaaaagttcaaaaagctttagttttaatgaaaaataacaaatgAAGGTGTAATGAATAGTActtaaaaaaga encodes the following:
- the LOC126589552 gene encoding uncharacterized protein LOC126589552 yields the protein MGFGGMSGGEGKVLGLRVKQHKRSKSFPEKKRVEEDDLDSSGEASDRVKLDMRRFKGRGTKTKKKQPPTVEVHNSLKQEILQLEKRLQDQFEVRRALENALGYRSSIHHNTNESVMPKPATELIKEIAVLELEVTHLEQYLLSLYRKAFDGQFSTVSPSKKDERLKPTPTTPGSMFLEVSKPDMPLVRENLAVGAISSLVHENSQKDINEIGGEEKLLDSSIHRCHSELSQRSAFLSRTSPEESLAKALRSCHSQPLSMLEYAQNTSSNLISLAEHLGTRISDHIPETPNRLSEDMIKCMSTIYCKLMEPPLSHNGLSSPNSSLSSFSPRDQSDMWSPRCRNNSSFDVRLDNPFHVEGLKEFSGPYSTMVEVPWIYRDSKKLGDVEHLLQHFRSLICRLEDVDPRKLKNDEKLAFWINVHNTLVMHAYLAYGVPKNNVKRVFLLLKAAYNIGGHTISADTMQSSILGCRMSRPGQWLRLLLTPRAKFKTGDERQAYAIDHPEPLLHFALCSGSHSDPAVRLYTPKRVYQDLEAAKEEYIRAAFGVRKDHKILLPKIVEAFAKSSGLCPVGVLEMIQQTLPESLRKTVKKVHLGNPRKSIEYIPHNFTFRYLISKELVK